A stretch of DNA from Roseovarius sp. M141:
CATCGGTCAGCGACGAAGACGCCAAGGCCAAGTATGGCGATTTCGACACCGTGCTGCCCTATCTGCGGATGACCAAGCTGAAAGGCTGAATCTACCCGTGGTAGCCGTTACAAAGGCCCCGGCGTGATGTCGGGGCTTTTTCTCAAGCGCTTGGTTTTGTTGAGATTTCAGCGTCACAGTGACCGCGTTTCCGCTGTTGCAAAGCGCGCGAACCGCGCCCCGTGTGTGATCGCGCCCCTGCGCAACCTACCGCCCAAAGCGGTCCGGTAGTGGCGAAATCTTGCCAAGGGCGACGCCAAGGGCCTTGCCAAAACCCGCTTTGATCTGCCCATAGGGCGTTACAGATTCCCTAAGAGAGACCTAGGATCATGATCCTTCGCGCTATTATCGCTGCCTCGCTGCTGTTCACAGCGGCCTGTGCCGGCACCCAGCCTACGACCGTTTCGACCAGATCGACCATGCCGCTCTATCCTGGCGAGACGCCGCAGATCCGCCAGCTGGTGAACAAATACGCCGACCATTATCAGGTGCCCCGTCCGCTGGTGCATAAGGTCATTCAGCGCGAGAGCGATTATCGCCCCGCCGCGCGCAACGGTCCCTATTTCGGCATGATGCAGATCCTGCCCGCCACTGCGCGGGGCATGGGATTTGCCGGACGCAACAGCGATCTGCTGGACGCCGAAACCAACCTGCACTTTGCCGTCAAATACCTGCGCGGCGCATGGCTGGTATCGGATGGCAATCTGGACAAGGCCGTGATGTGGTACGCCAAGGGCTATTATTACGAGGCTAAAAACCGTTGCCTGCTGGTCGAGACAGGGCTGCAGCAGCGCGAGATCGCCCGGCACTGCCGCTAGGCGGCGCGGCGCTGTTGCAGGTGGCGGGCGCATCATCCCCCGTTCGGAGCCCATCGCGCGGGTTTGAGGTAAATGCGCGATACTTGGCGTTTGAACGGTGGGCGATGCCGCGGTAGTGTCGATCTATCGGGCCAGGATGGCCGGGACTTTATCCAGAGACACGTGTGGTGCATTGGGAGCACGTGGGGTGGCGGAGGGTTTCGGTTCTATGGACTGGAACCCTCCGTTAAATTTCACCCCGGTCCAGACCAGAACCCTACATGATGACGTAACCCATAAACGCCAGAGGCCCCGCAAACGGGGCCTCCATAGGTTTGTCAGGACAGTCCAGGCTTACTTCGATTGCAGCTCGGTCGTGCATTTGCGCACCTCATAAACGGCGTTCTTGGCACCGCGCATGTCGATGATGTACGAATTGGGCGTTTCGGGAAACGCGACCAGTTCCTGACCCATCTCGATATCCTTTGCGAATTCCGGGTTGTTGACCAGAATATAGCCACCCGAGTATCCGTCCGTGACGCTGGGGCCCATGCCCGTCGCTTCGCCGACATAAAGGTTGCCATTGGCCAGTATGGCAATTTCCTGAGTGGCCGGTACATCGGTGGCGTTTGGTGAAAACAGTCCCAGATAACCGGCGGTTTCACCCTCGGCAAAACCGAACTGAACGATCGCGCCTGAATCGCTCTCGTAGGATGCAAAGCAGTTCTCGCGCGTTTCATTCTTGCGGATATTCCATGCCCCGGCGGTGCGGAACTCGGAGATGGTGTCGCCGTGCGTGGGCAGGTTATCCTGCGCTGCAGCAGCCAAAGGTGCGGCACAGGCAAGGGCGATGGCCGTCACGGCGGGGGTCAGCTTGATCATGTAGGTTTCTCCGGTTTCATTGTGGAACGCGTCCGCAATTACAGTGCGGTATACCTGCGCGAGTCAAGTATTGCGCGATTCATCAATAGCCTAAAACATTTCGCCTCAAGTGAGTGTCTCAAGTTTAGGATCAAACGCTTTAACAGCGCGCCTCGTGAAAGGTTCCCCAACGGCAAGCCTTTTACCAGCCCTCCGTGCGGCCCAGCTGGCAGATGATGTTCCATGCCTCGGGCGCGACGGGCTGCACCGACAGGCGCGGCTGGCGCACCAGCGCCATATCGGCAAGGCGCGGATCGGCCTTTATGGCCTCCAACGTCACAGGCACCGGCACAGGCGCCAGCGCGCGGATGTCGACGCAGTCCCAGCGCGGGTCGTCCGTCGTGCTGTCGGGATGCGCCTCGGCGCACACCTCGACAAGGCCGACGACCGCCTTTTCATCCTGACTGTGATAGAAGAACCCGCGATCGCCAAGCGCCATCTCGCGCATGAAATTGCGGGCCTGATAATTGCGCACGCCATCCCATTGCTCGCCC
This window harbors:
- a CDS encoding lytic transglycosylase domain-containing protein is translated as MILRAIIAASLLFTAACAGTQPTTVSTRSTMPLYPGETPQIRQLVNKYADHYQVPRPLVHKVIQRESDYRPAARNGPYFGMMQILPATARGMGFAGRNSDLLDAETNLHFAVKYLRGAWLVSDGNLDKAVMWYAKGYYYEAKNRCLLVETGLQQREIARHCR
- a CDS encoding EVE domain-containing protein, with protein sequence MRYWLFKSEPSAWGWQDQVERGDSGEQWDGVRNYQARNFMREMALGDRGFFYHSQDEKAVVGLVEVCAEAHPDSTTDDPRWDCVDIRALAPVPVPVTLEAIKADPRLADMALVRQPRLSVQPVAPEAWNIICQLGRTEGW